Proteins encoded together in one Elusimicrobiota bacterium window:
- a CDS encoding 50S ribosomal protein L23: MNAYDIIKKPIITERTTILREKENKYVFLVDKKATKPQIKQAVKELFDVDAKKVHTMIVHGKVRRVGRYSGYRPDWKKAIIKLAPGQEIKIAEETK; this comes from the coding sequence ATGAATGCATATGATATAATCAAAAAGCCGATAATTACCGAACGTACAACAATTTTAAGAGAAAAAGAAAATAAGTATGTTTTTTTGGTTGACAAAAAGGCTACGAAACCTCAGATAAAACAAGCAGTGAAAGAATTGTTTGATGTAGATGCAAAAAAAGTGCATACCATGATTGTTCACGGAAAAGTCCGCAGAGTAGGCAGGTATTCAGGTTACAGGCCGGATTGGAAAAAAGCGATAATAAAGCTTGCCCCGGGTCAGGAAATTAAAATAGCCGAAGAGACGAAATAA
- the rplD gene encoding 50S ribosomal protein L4, with protein sequence MNVTLYNSTGEKLEEKAVASGLSDVKISSVLLHEVVIAYLANQRKGNACAKTKAEVSGGGAKPWNQKHTGRARAGSNRSPLFRKGGVVFGPKPRSYRQYLPKKKLQAALGMAVKSKIEGNELILLKDLKIEDCKTKKLQQILHKLNVKKENVLLVVKEAEKNLRLASRNIENLELIPVNFLNAYKVLWARKVIFVEDAFNQFTNKN encoded by the coding sequence ATGAATGTTACACTATACAATTCAACTGGCGAGAAATTAGAAGAGAAAGCTGTTGCTTCCGGCCTTTCAGATGTAAAAATTTCAAGTGTATTGCTTCATGAAGTTGTGATTGCGTACCTTGCAAACCAGAGAAAAGGCAATGCCTGTGCAAAAACAAAAGCGGAAGTTTCCGGCGGCGGAGCAAAGCCCTGGAACCAGAAGCATACAGGCCGCGCCAGGGCGGGTTCTAATAGATCTCCTCTTTTTCGCAAAGGCGGAGTTGTGTTTGGCCCGAAGCCCAGATCCTACAGGCAATATTTACCAAAAAAGAAATTGCAGGCAGCTCTGGGTATGGCGGTAAAATCAAAAATCGAAGGAAATGAACTTATATTATTAAAGGATTTGAAAATAGAAGATTGTAAAACGAAAAAACTTCAGCAGATTCTTCATAAATTAAACGTCAAAAAGGAAAACGTTTTGTTAGTTGTTAAAGAAGCTGAAAAAAATTTAAGGCTGGCCTCAAGGAATATTGAAAATCTCGAACTTATCCCAGTGAATTTTTTAAATGCTTATAAGGTTCTCTGGGCTAGAAAAGTGATTTTCGTTGAAGATGCATTTAATCAGTTTACTAATAAAAATTAA